Proteins co-encoded in one Euleptes europaea isolate rEulEur1 chromosome 1, rEulEur1.hap1, whole genome shotgun sequence genomic window:
- the LOC130476486 gene encoding translation initiation factor IF-2-like: MEHGKGHQYDKRLDNFFNESAYEVKMAPSSSVSDSPLGPRSKRRATQPRSEAAPRHRANPGWPPGLSQLSPPPRRLPRGGGGCASPRAPPTHAAPLKGQGPRSRPQTGSWRGAGPSTGSRAARGQTHGRAEDGRGTAEGERAAQRPSGQPAGGAPGGRGSLAAAGRLGTGGGPGLAEGASRPLLLAGAPSSPSGRLARAWGGRASQAPHTFRGRGRSVRCVLEVSAWEAALPRRPEQGGSGGSKDSAPPPPHPPPVNTPRDLFPTRERREAAPPDPSLAPAPGEGRGGRPRAKGRTPTPPQSHPAVPPAPSLPPSAWAGETDDARGGR, encoded by the exons ATGGAGCACG GAAAAGGACACCAGTATGACAAGCGCCTGGATAACTTCTTCAATGAAAGTGCATATGAAGTGAAAATGGCCCCA TCCAGTAGCGTCTCCGATTCCCCCCTTGGTCCACGTAGCAAACGGAGAGCGACCCAGCCCCGGTCGGAGGCTGCCCCACGCCACAGGGCCAACCCCGGCTGGCCACCCGGCCTTTCGCAACTCTCGCCCCCTCCCCGCCGGCTGCCTcgcgggggagggggctgcgcCTCTCCCCGAGCCCCTCCCACCCACGCCGCCCCACTTAAGGGCCAGGGTCCGCGCTCTCGCCCACAGACCGGCTCGTGGCGGGGCGCGGGGCCGTCGACGGGGAGCCGGGCCGCGCGCGGGCAGACCCACGGCAGGGCCGAGGATGGCCGCGGGACGGCGGAAGGGGAGCGGGCAGCGCAGCGGCCGAGCGGGCAGCCCGCCGGCGGGGccccgggggggcgggggagcctggcggcggcggggcggctcGGGACCGGAGGCGGCCCGGGGCTGGCCGAGGGGGCGTCGCGGCCGCTCCTGCTAGCCGGCGCCCCCTCGAGCCCCTCCGGGAGGCTCGCGCGGGCCTGGGGCGGCCGGGCGAGCCAAGCCCCCCACACCTTCCGAGGGCGCGGGCGGTCTGTGCGATGCGTCCTCGAGGTGAGTGCCTGGGAGGCCGCCCTTCCTCGCCGACCTGAGCAGGGGGGAAGTGGCGGGAGCAAAgactctgcccccccacccccccacccccctcccgtAAACACCCCTCGCGACCTTTTCCCGACCCGGGAGCGGCGCGAGGCGGCGCCACCTGACCCCTCGCTGGCCCCGgcgccaggggaggggaggggagggcggccCCGCGCCAAGGGGAGGACGCCCACCCCGCCTCAAAGCCACCCCGCCGTcccgcccgccccctccctccctccctccgcctggGCCGGGGAGACGGACGACGCCCGAGGAGGGCGATGA